In the Arachis ipaensis cultivar K30076 chromosome B04, Araip1.1, whole genome shotgun sequence genome, atGCTCTGTAAGTAGGGATGGCAATCTATACCTTACCCGCGGGTACCTAATCCGTTTGAGTAGGATTGTCTATCCGACCCGTTGCGGGTAAGATCGGGTGCGGTGCGGGTTTATCTGCGGGTAGGATAGGGTACGAGTTCAAAATATATCCTACCCTACTCTACTCGCATccctaatatattatataatatatatgtagtAAAGAAAGTGAATGTTGAACTTACCATCTTCCTCTTATAAAAACTTGAAATAACCACTAAGTTAGCtgatgatcatattatttgtaattttatgggttttttacttaaataaaatgtATGGGAGTCAAAATTACCTGATTCCCCTGAAACAAATTCTGCAACGTAAATCCCCTCTTggtattattatataaatcgtcctaggctGCATAGGGTTACATAAAACGTGAATCATCTTagcctgggacgatttatgcatgAACATGTTAGGCAAATCAAACGTAAATCGTGGCAGGGTCTCCAGGGTTAGAAGAAgagcataaatcgtcccagggtgGTAGGTTTTACGTGTTAATGGGCTAACTCTCACTGGGCTGCCACGATTTATGCATTATTGGGACCCTATTGAGCCTGGCACAATTTATGTTTGTTTTCGTAACACTAACTGGAGACCCTGCCACGATTTACGTTTGATTTGCCTAAcatattcatgcataaatcgtctCAGGCTAAAATGATTCACGTTTTATGTAACCCTATGCagcctaggacgatttatataataatatcaagAGGGGATTTACATTGCAGAATTCGTTTCAGGGGAATCAGGTAATTTTGACTCCCATacattttatttaagtaaaaaaccctaattttatgttaaatttctttaagattttattgtttttaattttaatttgaacttaattttttattttctattttattaatatgtacaaAATTTTAAATGGTTAaatcttatatttatttaaattttttttatttttctatgggTAGAATCAAGTAAGATaaagtttagaatttcacaagtACGAATAAGGTTAGGACTGAGAAATTCTCAACCTGTGGGTAAGATAGGATAGAATTCGCGGGTAAGATAGGATAGaatctaaaccctaccctacccattcgcGGGTAAGATAGGATAgagtctaaaccctaccctacccattaccAACCCTATCTGTAAGTGTAAAAAAATTTCACACAAACAAATAATTGTGTTTCCAcatcaattaaaataattaattttcaaacttacttaaaaaaattatttggatGACCGAATAAAATTTTACATTAATCATGCATCAAAAATTAAAACTATTTTCAGCATTACGTGGAATGTACAATAACAATTTTCACTATAAACATGTAAGAATCAAGGTTTTACAACGGCCCCACTTTTTCAACCCGACTGAGGGGTAAGAGTTGAAAAACggtattattatataaatcgtcctaggctGCATAGGGTTATATAAAACGTGAATCATCTTAGCCTAGGACGATTTATGCATGAACATGTTAAGCAAATCAATTGTAAATCGTGGCAGGGTCTCCAGGGTTAGAAGAAgagcataaatcgtcccagggtgGTAGGTTTTACGTGTTAATGGGCTAACTCTCACTGGGCTGCCACGATTTATGCATTATTGGGACCCTATTGAGCCTGGCACAATTTATGTTTGTTTTCGTAACACTAACTGGAGACCCTGCCACGATTTACGTTTGATTTGCCTAAcatattcatgcataaatcgtctCAGGCTAAAATGATTCACGTTTTATGTAACCCTATGCagcctaggacgatttatataataatatcaagAGGGGATTTACATTGCAGAATTCGTTTCAGGGGAATCAGGTAATTTTGACTCCCATacattttatttaagtaaaaaaccctaattttatgttaaatttctttaagattttattgtttttaattttaatttgaacttaattttttattttctattttattaatatgtacaaAATTTTAAATGGTTAaatcttatatttatttaaattttttttatttttctatgggTAGAATCAAGTAAGATaaagtttagaatttcacaagtACGAATAAGGTTAGGACTGAGAAATTCTCAACCTGTGGGTAAGATAGGATAGAATTCGCGGGTAAGATAGGATAGaatctaaaccctaccctacccattcgcGGGTAAGATAGGATAgagtctaaaccctaccctacccattaccAACCCTATCTGTAAGTGTAAAAAAATTTCACACAAACAAATAATTGTGTTTCCAcatcaattaaaataattaattttcaaacttacttaaaaaaattatttggatGACCGAATAAAATTTTACATTAATCATGCATCAAAAATTAAAACTATTTTCAGCATTACGTGGAATGTACAATAACAATTTTCACTATAAACATGTAAGAATCAAGGTTTTACAACGGCCCCACTTTTTCAACCCGACTGAGGGGTAAGAGTTGAAAAACCATAAACCATNNNNNNNNNNNNNNNNNNNNNNNNNNNNNNNNNNNNNNNNNNNNNNNNNNNNNNNNNNNNNNNNNNNNNNNNNNNNNNNNNNNNNNNNNNNNNNNNNNNNNNNNNNNNNNNNNNNNNNNNNNNNNNNNNNNNNNNGAGTGACGAGATCGAAGTTAATGATTAGAGCCTAAATCATGTATAATACGACAGTTATGTGTAACTCGTCACATCAACTAAACAGCCTATTCAAGTAGGTTTTGGAAGGAATTTATACAATATGCTTAAGAAACCAACCAGTACAGGTTTCAGAATCCAGAGTATAAATGTATAATTTTAACAACTTTATTGAGAGCTCAACTACACATACCCTATCTCTTCATTTGTTCCCTTGGAGCACAAGTGCAACTCGCACTCATCAAGCTATCTGGTAGTAACAATCCGCGCGACCTGATCTTTGAGTTAACCAGTTGAGTAAGGGACTTCCCTTCCTATAAAAAATCATATAAGGTTACATTAAGAGAAAGAACAAGTCAAGGCAAGGAACTCATTTCCAGACCTAAACACTGGGAATGACGAGACGTACTTTATATGAACAGTTCATGAAAGAGGTGAAAATTCAGTAGCACCCTAACTGGACGAGCTAAAAATTGATATGAACAGGTGAAGAATTCAGTTGCACCTAACAGCATGAGCTAAAGCTCATTACACAGTGAATCTCTAGCTTCAGAACTAGGTGGGGATAACAAATCAATATTCCTATTAAAAATTGAAAGAGCACACATCGGTGTCCTATTTGCCGGCCAAACTCCAGAATTTATCTTCCCACCTGGTTAAATGTTGCATAGTTAGCCACCCTAGCAATTCACAGGAATTTACATTAGCTACTTGTACTTTCAGTCACTTTTTTGTCATCTGCTGTATCCTGCTTCTTGTCCTGACCATCAACCAATTCCTGATCCACAGAAGTAGCAGCATGTAAATCCAGATTTTCACTTTGTGTTTGAACTGGTTCACAGGTTTCAGTGCTTGGTCTCTCATCAAGAGATTCTGATGGTTCAGAATCCACTGGTTCATCCTTTGTAGGCGGATCACCAGATGAGTCAGATGATGGCTTAGTTGTGTCAGGATCTATGGTCCCTGATTTGATCTCAGGTTCTCCATTGGGAAGACCAGAAGGGTCACCAGCATCAGAAGACTCCCTCCATTCAACCCACTCAACTGGTTTTTCAGTTCCGTCATTTTCTAATTTTTGTATTGCTTCAGGTGATGATGTTGCAGTGTCTGCTAACTCCTCATCTTCACCCCCAGTTACATTATCATCTCTACTGGTATTGATGGCACTCTCCTCAGCATTAGGTGATGAAGAAGCAAGAGAGGCAGTTGAGCGCTCATTGACTGCCCGATCTCTATCCTCCTCGAAAGCAAACCAGTTGGAATTCGTAAAGAGAGACCCACTGCAAGTGGCAAGGCAAATGTTGAGAAAAACAAACCAAAGCAAAATTAACAGAACAGAAATGATAGTTCATTCCACTTAGAAAACTGAAAtaataatgacaaaaaaaaaggCATGCCATTCACCTTTCATGGTCCTCTCCCAACCGTAAAGAAGAAATAACCACCTCTGCAGATTCATCATCAAAATAGACATCCTGCTATACATAATCATTAATATCAGAAGCTTCATTATGGTCATGAAACAAATCTAAGAAGAAACATAAGAAGTGAAAAAGACAATCATGATaatcacaattttaaaaaaagaaaaggataaaaTAAATTGTGCAGTGACTGCAGAGATTTGTGCAGGTGAAAACTTAAGATATACAGAGCTGGGATTGAATTCCAGAATACACACCTTGTAGCTAAGATCATGGAAACAGACATCCACGAATCACTACTACTTCTACCAACCCAAATGGTTGGAGACACTATCATAGACcacaacaaaaaaatataaaatatacaaagGGCTTGTAGAAAAGGCATAAACTATGGATATTCAAAAGAAATGTAGAAACATTAAGTATTCTCGATATTGAGGCACTATTATTGATGAAAACTCACACCAAGTTGGTATAGATAGTCTCTTTGTTTTGTCATACAGTTCATATATATTCTCTATCAACTAACAAAAATAGCTCAAATTGGATTTCAACTTCCTCATATTCCCTTCTTTCTTAGGTTGGTCTATAATTATTAATATCAAAATAGCCAATTCAAGCAAAGACTGCAAACAGTAAATTATAAAATAACACCTAGAAAATGCATTCAGTCAAGAAATTCACAAGAAAAACAACAAAGCTTAAATTCCAATAACCCACTCACTATAAGATCAAAAGTTTCCCAAGGTTAGGTGCATTAAACAAGCAGTCTAAAGCTCATATAACAGTATATGGAGACTGGAAGATCAAACATCTATGCCTGTATTGTATGCACAACATACTTGAGAGGTGAATGGTGAACCTAACTAATGCCCTAATGTAGCACAAATCTTGCACAAGACATTACCTTTTCCATCTAGGTTTAAATTGTTCATGTGAGAACATCCAAGTAATTAACTTCCACAAAGGTAATTATAAATTCAGTTCACCACAAGTCCTAGTACTAAGGAAAATAAAAAGCATACCTCATCATCTCGTTCAAGTGAGCCATGAACCTGAAACACATTTAGGTCAAGAATTAAGAACTATAGAAGACATTATGTTGATAAGTAATGGTACCAAAACAATAGTAAACAAAGCAGGATAATAATTGCCATTGAACTTTTGGAAGAAATTAACTATCAACCACTACAAAAAGCAGGAAGCGGTCCAtgaagaaaacatgcaaaaagcACAAACTGACTATTTGTTGGAAAATTTTCATCAGCAATTTCACAAAATAAGTAGCAGCTGGTGAAATTGAGAAGAGTTTATTGGCAGTTTTCAGTAAGAACCACAATTTCCATTAAATTAAAGAACCTGAATAACATGCAAATTCCAAAAAAGCTGAAAAACTATGTGCTTTTCACCCTGCTTGGAATTGATTATAACAATGGAAAAACTGTTGCAACTCACTTTCTCGTACACTTGTACCTACCAGACAATTTCATAAATTACTCTTTTAGGCCTTCTTGGACCCAGAAAAAAGCTGTTGCATTTGAGTTAAATCACCTGATATTTTGACACTCCACACAACTTATCATTTTAGGTATTCAGTTTACTTCCAGCCATTTTTAATAAGACTGTTTAACTGGCAACAATAATAACAGATCAAGAACCAATACTATTAAGTTGATAAAATAAACCTTGAAATGCTCTTATGAAAAATTATACATGTTTAGTTTCAAAATTCAGGCCTATAAATAATGACACTAAGAAAAGCACATTCAGCTTTGGACTAATGTAAGCAACTTTACCTCTTCAATGTCTTCATTATTGTAAATACCATAACGGAAGGCCTGACTTAGGTTATTTGCCAAGGCTGCAACATCATAGTCCCGATCCTGGTAATCATCCTCATCACTATCCCTATTCCTGTCATGCAACGCTGTCGGTCTCCTGTAACAACCAATTTGTTTATAGTTGTTAGAAGACAACAGACATACATAAAACTGCACTTTGTGACCCACACTAAGATGGAGACTAAAGAGTTAGAAGAGAACCCACACAAAAGCCGCCACAGGTCATAACCCCAACAATTATAAGAATTTATTTTCAATGACCAAAAAGAGTCACAGTCAAGCTCTTTTGGTTTCAACGCGCACACTGACTGTAATTCTTTTTTGTAGCAGGATAAAAAATGAGTGAATGACTACAATCCCACAAACTTCAAACAGATGGTAGAGTAATATTCACAACGGAGCTAAAACACTCAATAGGATCTTTTCCATCGTAAATAGCATGCAGTCATCCAGGAGGGGGCAAATTTAATTTAAAGCTCATTTAGAGTACACGTGCTGATCAACCATTTGTTAGAAAGAATATGGAGCTAAGACAAATAGAACATACCCACATGCCCACTGATAGACATTTTCCACAGCATTCCGCTTTGATAGAATGTTCATGTACCAATCTGTCCATTCACTGTATCTCTGCGAATACAGAAAAGTTTGAGAAAGGGAGCTCAGGATAGACAGTGTCAACATTCATTTTATGCAATTAAAAGCTAAAACAACAGACATTCACTTACTGAAAAAAGCTGGTTGAACAATAGACATCAAACAGTATAGCCATACAAGTTTAAGCACTATAAAATCCTACCACAATAATTGCTGCAGACATAGTAACAGACCTGCAAATGTTCCTGAATCACACTGTTGTTATTGCCAAACTGGACAAGTTTGTTAGATATGCGAGTTAAGTGTCCTATGCTTCCTATCCTAGGTGGTGCTTTGTTTTCAGCATGTGTTGTTGGCTGCAAGATATTTGCAAATACAAATCGGATCATTAAAATGTTATTCATCTATATACAGATGAACatatttaaacaaaaaatttGTTCGAGACATGAACTATAGAAAAAATGCTGATGCACCTTGTTTGCACCAGATTCCAACGTGTTATGTTTTTCTGCTTGAATAATTCGCCCAACAAAATCACAATCACGGAGAAGATGTTCCACGAGAGAAGAATTCTTACTCTCCAAGCATGAAATTATGATATTTTCAACATGGTGATGCAAAAAGTTATTGTATGGGTACCTACAATATTCAAACAGTGTATTAGCAATAAAATTGGATAACTCTACCCCCACAAATAACAGAATTACTAAAACTTACTCAAAGAACAAGTCTATAATTCTTTGTACTGCTCCAAGatcaatcaatttcttttcagcaGCTTCACTACCAACAGTTACCAAGACCGATAGAAATTCTACAATCTGAAAGGATGTGttctattaataatttaaaatcaaagCAAAGCTGAAATTACCATTCAACATCTTCAAAACCATGGTTCAGGGTTTAAAATAGCAGTAGCAAAGGTCAACCACCAATGACTAAATCTCAAAAAGCAATGCATTTTGTCCACATACCTTCAAACGATGTTTTCCGAGAGGTGGTTGTAACTTGCCAAAGGTGGTTAGCAACTGACTTTCGGCAGAAGAAATATCCAAAAGCTTGAGTAGATCACCTACAGAAAAGAgactgatgagcatttattttcTCCAGCAGCTTTCAAAATAAATCATGAAAACAAGACAAGTACACATGCCAAAACTAACTTAACTAATTGAAATGAACCCACTTAGTACAAAACACTTGTCAAATATTAGCCCTGGCGCCAAAAGCAAATGAGCTTAGATGGCATTCCATAACACCCAAGTCAGAGATAAACGACACACAAGGTCTTCATTTGGATGGGTCTAATCTAGGCAGTTAACAGGAATATAAAACATGATGAGTTCCCTGGAAAGAGGACCGAACTCAAACCACAGCCATTCAGTTTCTCTCATTTCAAAAGCCTTATTCCTAAACTAGACCTATAGAGAATTCCCTAACAAGCATCATAGTGGTGAAGGCAGGTTGGCTGACATCTGTCAACACCATCTGCAATAATGGCACTGGGGTAGCTATTAAAAAACATTATTTTAGACCTCATATGTTCTTATGATCCTAAAACAAATAAAGTTTTCTAACATCAAACAAGGAAGTAATAGGTTCTTTCTGGGAAGAAATTTTACCTAGGTTCTCAAGCATGCCATCAACGGTTTCAGGATTTGCAGTTACCGTAGAGCCATTATTCATTTTATATGCATTAAATCCTCCAATAGTAAGTTTCTTAGGATCTAGCAAAGATATACATATGGACAGAGAGTTAACAAGAACAGATTTTGGCCGAGAGTCCTC is a window encoding:
- the LOC107638835 gene encoding serine/threonine-protein phosphatase 6 regulatory subunit 3, yielding MFWRMAGLSTASPVETILDRDNFTLEELLDEDEIIQECKALNSRLINFLSGKAQVEQLIRYIVEEAAEDAEKKRTFKFPFIACEVFTCEVDAILTTLVEDEELMTKLFSFLEPDHSHGNLLAGYFCKVVVCLLLRKTVPFVQYVQAHQEIVNKLVDLIGITSVMEVLIRLIGADEHMYVNHVDAMKWIEDTDVLDMIVDKFSSSDSPEVHANAAETLCAITRCAPAGLCSKIKSPSFIGRLFRHALEDSRPKSVLVNSLSICISLLDPKKLTIGGFNAYKMNNGSTVTANPETVDGMLENLGDLLKLLDISSAESQLLTTFGKLQPPLGKHRLKIVEFLSVLVTVGSEAAEKKLIDLGAVQRIIDLFFEYPYNNFLHHHVENIIISCLESKNSSLVEHLLRDCDFVGRIIQAEKHNTLESGANKPTTHAENKAPPRIGSIGHLTRISNKLVQFGNNNSVIQEHLQRYSEWTDWYMNILSKRNAVENVYQWACGRPTALHDRNRDSDEDDYQDRDYDVAALANNLSQAFRYGIYNNEDIEEVHGSLERDDEDVYFDDESAEVVISSLRLGEDHESGSLFTNSNWFAFEEDRDRAVNERSTASLASSSPNAEESAINTSRDDNVTGGEDEELADTATSSPEAIQKLENDGTEKPVEWVEWRESSDAGDPSGLPNGEPEIKSGTIDPDTTKPSSDSSGDPPTKDEPVDSEPSESLDERPSTETCEPVQTQSENLDLHAATSVDQELVDGQDKKQDTADDKKVTESTSS